A segment of the Lolium perenne isolate Kyuss_39 chromosome 3, Kyuss_2.0, whole genome shotgun sequence genome:
cgaggttttaggtcgaggggcttcttataggcgaagaggtggcctCAGAAGGTCAacaaggcgacgacaccataggggggcgcgggccacccctaggccgcgccggcctatggtctggtgggcctgtggcccccctctggcgactctcgggtgttctggatgcttccggggattctaagatcttcggcgttgatttcgtccgattccgagaatatttccttactaggatttctgaaaccaaaaacagcagaaaacagcaactggcccttcggcatctcgtcaataggttagttccggaaaacgcataaatatgacataaagtgtgcataaaacatgtagatatcatcaataatgtggcatggaacataagaaattatcgatacgtcggagacgtatcagttcctcacactgtcaaggtatgccctcggtgagaccgacaccacagagaagaggcaggagagattgctgaacggactgcatgacgagatgcaaactgtgctagtcaatatcccctttgccgaccttgaagccttggtggattccgccatccagatggagggtaaACTCAACCAAGcaaacgagaaccgcaaacgccgcatgatgcactagagtgggcccagcaatgccccaagatatcgccccagctcaagcggaggttttgccccaagaaacaaccagccccagatgcagacttcacgtccgggttttcagaaccggagtggaggacaccccaggccaggaggccacaactaCTACAACAATaaccaccacaacagcaacaacagctTCAACCGCACCTCGacaagagcccccaacaacaacaacaccaacaccgccccaaggactgggagcaacgttgTCCCTgtcgcccccaaggacaagtccaccatccccttttatgagtgtggagtggtgggacactactccaatgagtgccccaagaggttagccaagactgctcccaacaccgctgcacctgctcaacaGCAAcgtcgtgtctccaccggcagaaagttcacccccaacaaccctaACAACCGcaccggccgtctcttccacatgaatgcagaagaagcccaagcagcaccagatgttgtactgggtatgttttctgttaactcagtacctgcaagagtgttctttgattctggagcatcgcattcgtttgtcactgaagattttgcatgcactaataAAAttaaacccatcagtttgaagcatgtcatgattattcaaatacctggttcaaccaccaaagctagaaaagtttgcaaagatgtgcctatcagaatacatGAGGTAGTCTTTTATgccaatttgattgttctgggaacaaaaggtttggaagtagtcctaggtatggattggatgtcgaaacaccatggattgattgactgtgccaagaaatccatcaccatgactagtagcaccggtgtgTTAGTAGAACACCTATCTGAAAGgttgcccagaaagtttacctgcaaacaaagtgtagccaagccaactctggatcagatcagggtcgtctgtcgatacccctgatgtgtttcctgatgatctacctggtatgccccctgatcgggatatcgagtttatcatcgagttaatccctggaaccggacctatagcccagagagcctatagtatgaacccgacagaactagtggagctgaagaagcaactggatgatatgttagccaaaggtttgattcaacCAAGTTCATCACCctagagatcaccagttttgtttgtggacaagaaggatggtgccactcgtttatgtacggattaccgtaagcttaatgatgtcaccatcaagaactaataccccttacccaagatagaagacatgtttgaccagttgaccggtgccaaagtgttctctaagattgatcttaggactggttatcatcaggtgaagattcgtgccacagatatcccaaagactggcttcaccaccagatatgggttgtatgagtacaacgtcatgccgtttggattaaccaatgccccagcttatttcatgaacctcatgaataagatcttcatgaaatttttggataagtttgtcgttgtcttcatcgacgacatccttatctactccaaatccgaagaagaacatgagcaacatttggaggttatcctagaaacccttagacaacaccagttatatgccaagttcagcaaatgtgtgtTTTGGTtaaaagaagtaggattcctgggacatatcttgatgcaggaggaattgccgtagatcccgccaagatcaagaccgttacagaatggcaagccccaaccactcagaccaaggtccgcgcttttcttggattagccggatattactgcAGATTTGTTGAAGGCTTTTGAAGCATAGCTAGACCAATGAcctaactgttgaagaaggacaagaagtttgaatggactgctAAGTGTGAGGAGAGTTTCCATCAACTCAAGAGcagattgacctcagccccaatttgGATCAtgtcggacatcaccaagccctttgacgtctactgtgacgcctccaagattggtcttggatgtgtgcttatgcaagaaggcaagatgatatcatatctgtcaagacaactgaagcagcataagcagaattacccaacccatgacttagagcttgcagccgtagtcttagccttgaaagtttggcgtcattaccttatgggtagtcgatgcgagatctattcagatcacaagagcctgaagtacatttttacacagaaggagctgaatatgaggcagagaagatggatagaattgatcaaggattatgatatggaaattcactaccaccccggcaaggccaatgtggtagctgatgccctgagtagactgccgtgtcagttgaactccatgatcgcagaagagcaacccagcctgtttcaagagttgagcagtttagacttgaactagttagtgaaggattcctagccagcatggagCTTCAACCCTCCTTGATTAGCTagatcaaagaagcccagaagggaaatgctagtatcaacggaatcaagagccaaatagctgcagggaaagcccctggattcaccgaagatgaagcaggagttctttggtacaacggacgcctttgtgtaccatgcgactcagagttgaagaaagtcatcctgaaagaagcccatgacaccctttactccattcatcccggagggaccaagatatatcaagatttgaaggaacaattctggtggcatggaatgaagagagaaattggaagctacatcgccaagtgtgatatctgtcagagagtcaaggcggaacatcagcgacccgcaggactgctgcagccaatgcagattccggaatggaagtgggactcagtaggaatggactttatcactggtTTGACCAAATCAAGCAAGGGAAATGATTCCatttgggtagttgtcgatagattaaccaaggtagcccattttatccctgtcaagaccacataccaaggcccaaagttagcagaGTTATACATCTCTAGAATAGTCACCCTGCAcgaaaccccgaagtcaattgtgtcagagagAGGAtaccaattcacctcaagattttggcagaaagtgcatgaaggactaggaacccggctgaatttcagcaccgcatatcacccacagaccgatggacagactgaaagagtcaaccagatacttgaagacatgttgagagcctgtgtactggaatatggatctaagtgggaagactgcctgccttacgcagaattctcgtacaacaacaattaccaagccagttcacaaatggccccctttgaagccttgtacggaaggaagtgtcgtaccactctgaattggtcggaagtcgaagagagccaagtttttggacTAGATGTTCTTCGAGAATCTGAAGAGACAGTGCACAAGATCCGTGAattcctcaagacggcgcaatcaagacagaagagttacgccgacaagagacgccgagagatggccttcgagatcggagattttgtctatctcaaagtatccccacataaaggaatgcagagattccagcttagaggaaagcttgcaccccgatatgtcggacccttcaaagttctgagccaccgaggagaagtatcttatcaactggaactaCCGGAACAAATGTCGgttgtgcacaatgtgtttcacatctcactactccggaagtgtctagaagtgcCCGAGAAGACTGAGTTTTTCAAGAGCATTGATCACAGataggtggatatcaacaaggacttgacatATCGCGAAGTGCctgttcgcatcctagaagaagctttcagaaccactcgcaccaggagtatcaagttcctgaatattcaatggagcaaccataccgaagacgaagccacttgggagcgagaagactACATgacgaaagaatacccagatctctttagtacctagttttctttacgatctcgggacgagatcttttgtaaaggggaagggtttgtaacatcccaaatttcaaaatcaATGAAGAAGAATATCAATTACTccaaatttggaaccaacaaaaacttttattaacacatgtgctatgcatagtatTTATGTTTAATTTTTGATGTgaatgccatgatgcttgttgtgTGCTTATGCTTACCACCTAAAACCCTAACTCGATCCTTTGAAGATCACAAAGAaagtcaaaaaggaagaaaataaataaaatagaaaaatctcaaaaccctcacatatggtttatgccatttttgcaaatcttcaacctagaccattttggcttgcaccattagttggataatgttactaaacacttataaacacttttggaatcaaagaaactcaaatcacatcaaatttgaaaacaaattgtgctcacatgcactaatggtcaaatctgccatttttaacctgatccctactttgagcctctatattaagagattttcaaaccaaataatgccaactctttgcacctcatccaagaccacatcaaggtgaacaactttggtaaagaccacccctacaaattcatcctagatcacaagttatgctcaagcaaagttggaactttttaacagATTCAACATCATACCCATTTtgaaattttgcaattctttgaaattttgaaaaccaccaccaccatggtgtGTCCTTGATCACATGTAGCAAGTCCAACAAGTTTCATTcaaatttttcaaatttaaattcatgcggccattatagcaaacaccttgtgagcaaATCAAACCAACTCCCAAAatcactattctaaatagtgtttGGCCTAATTTCTgaaaccacttgcctccaccttgttccctggtcccctctcacaaTAAGCCCATGCATAGAAACCCTAGcaagggcaagacatggcctatccatggccatgccggccatgctcacCATGTCCCTTGCTCCCTCTCTCTTCTCTCACCTCCAACCCTGCCCACCTTGTCTCCCAGCATCACAGTGCACTACTGGACTAGCCTAGCCTAGCCCTTGTCGGAGAAACACGCCATAGCAGCGGGGACAGCTTGCGCCCACGACGCCCAGAGCATGCCGAAGCTGGCATGGGCGCCGCCCACGGGCACGCTCAGGGCACGCGTCGCCTCGACGCATCGCGCCACCCCCGGACCCCCTTTCTCGTCCAGCGACTCACCACTGCACCCTGAACCTCGCAGACACCTCCTTGTCGCCGACccgcgctcgccgtcgccgcagaCGAAGACCAAACCCCGCCACGGACGCTTAGTACACCGCTTGCCCCCGACCAAGTTCGGCACCGCCCAGCCGCGCCGTTGCCGCCAGGAGGACCACACGGACACGCTGAACAGAACCCCTCTAGCTCGCCGTAACGCCcacgccatggtcgccttcgccACAGCGCCTCGGTCCCCTTCCGCCGCTATAAATAGCGAGCTCCCCTCGCTCAACTCACAACACCAGCTCCTGCCCCTCTCATCTCTGATCCTCCACGACCACCTCCCCTCCTCCATTAGCCACCAGAGCCCGTCAATTTCATCGCCGGAGCCGTGAAGCCGCCGCAGACgcagccgtcgattggagcctccccaggaagcgccgctggtaccaggcgactcgccgtcatcgacaacttcaccacgcacactgccaacccttgctggagcaccggtgagctcgccggacccctagcctcgccgcgccaGCACCCACTTCTCGCCAGAGATGGCAACGAGCCTTAGCCGCTCGATCGCGTTCTAATCcgactgccacctttaaaacgtaccGTTTCGCTCATTAGCAaaggctgacgggtggagcccacctgtcaggaagcccacgcgtgctggacgcgtggtgggctggattCCTCGCATTTAAatcgtttcggcccgtttagttttcccgcgcggcccagaaattcaaattcgaaatttagttttaaatctaaattgcttgcagatgctttgttcaaaattgaatagaatcaaattggctcaaccaaatttgatgaattacataccgttggaaagctaatgaaattcCCTAACTAACTACACTGGCCTCACCatgagattctttgtagaattaatgtgacaaaaataacaaggcatggctttttcaaacttcaaacattatttaaaaatcaaccaaaaattcttttaagttgtttccaactctcataagtcacatttcacatactctacatgtttctgcaaaaatatcacatggttactttgtgtgatcatggTCTAGCTTGAAtaatggctctatggctatttctagaaCTATTATTTAAATTTATGAGaggttttccctcatttaaatcttgtctcaagtaattTAATATGAGATAGTAACCATGTTCTACCTAATCTCATAGTGacttagttgatgatattaactTATGATTaaggtagtgttaaattgcatgaggtaccctacctcatttaaatcattttccccaaatgatgattatgaatggttgaccttggtcaacctaggtttatacattatttatttgaggagattaactcttaacaagattcaatgagaggaaattatttctccaagaaCTAAAGAGAAACTCTAATTCAATATTTGTAATAAGagaaaattatttttcttaaagaagaaaaaaaagtcaACCAACCTGATAGCAATATGGTGATGATGgattagcttgtgtgaaccatgtgtgtgcttagtctagctcttaTAACTTGTTTGGtgtttgttacctcgtatccgtttttagacgctagtaccaacaATGGCTCCAACCATCTTCCATTCTTGCTTCCGTTGGAGCTCCTCCCGATAATAAAGATCCAACAAAAAATCGAAAGTCTTTCAGTCAGTGTCTATAGATGGGATGGAGTCATACGCCACTTCATGGGAGAGAGGGAAGGCGAACGAGGTGTTGGGCGCATCGGGACCAAGCGACGAGAGGAAGGGGCTCTTGTTTACACATGATCATCTAGGCACTATTGCATGCACCCCTTCCGCCGATGTTGGTGCTAGCTAGGGAGTGCCGATGTGGTCAGTTTGCTCGAGTAAGGACTCTCATCGGGGACCATGAAGTGGCGGCAAGGCACATCGTTTGTAAATATGGGTTTTTCGGAACTGTCGCTGCCACTCATAGTATTTATACATGCGCTGGGGAAGGCAAGAAAGTTGCAAAACGATAAGAACAACAAGCAGGAAGATGAAACCTTACTGAACCATGTTCATAGTTCACACTGAACACACACATTTACTAAAACCTAAATGCGTGTAGTATATCTTACATGGTTGTATTATACGAATCGTGTGTGATTTCCTTGATTCCACGAATCACCTGCATCTGATTCTTTTCGTGATCAAAAGTGGTCTTTTGCAAAGCACATGGATCAGCCCATCTGTGTGAGATTGGGGAGGGGGGCCGAAAAAGCCTGGTATGTACTAGTGTCTCACACAATGAAGTATGGATTAACGACTGGATTGAAATTAAAATCGCTACATGCATGATTCCCATCCAATTGTATGTTGCATGTCTTATTTTCCTGGCTAATTAAGGCATGTAACATGAACCTCGAAATTAATCAAACACACAACAATGGAGACATTCTCATACATATACAACTTTAAATTTTTATTTTCTCCTTGTCTCCAGCGAGCTAGATTGCCCTTAGATCATGGCGTTCTTCTTGTTCATCACCTCCTGAATCATAGTCCCGAGAGTCTCGATTTTCATTGGTTTGTCCACAAACACATCGGCGCCAGCACTCATGAACGCCTCCATGGCATTCTCATCAGCTGATACCCCAACAATCATCACATCAGTTTCTCCCAGAGCACGGATCTTCTTAACTGCCTATCAGGTAGAAGATGTTTTTCTAAGGTGATCAGTAATATTCAGGCAAAAAGATACATATTAttcatacataaataaataaatgGGAAACTAGTTAAAATACCTCAGGTCCAgacattatgggcatgttcttatCACACAAAACAATGTCAAACTTCTTCCCTTCAAGGAAAAAATCAAGAGCTTCTTTCCCATTATTAGCCACAACAATCTCGCAGTTAAACATGCGTAACATCGCAGAGAGAATGAAGGCACAAACTCGAATGTCCTCAACAATCAATGCCTTCACGGGAGATCCATGGGTGTTGGATACCATGTTCGCACAAACGAACTGCAAACAGAGCAAAGAGATTAGCTATTTCGTATTTATGCCTAATGTTTGCAGACGATTGTTACCAGTATTTTAAAGAAGAATAAATAATTAAACCATAATATCAATTAATAAATCATAGATTATGACAAATAATTATTACAAATAATCTGTTTAGTTAAAGTATGACAAATTTATTTTTGCAAAATCATGCACAATAAACTCAAATCATGAGATGTATATATTGAATGATGTACACATTGTTATTATTTAATCCGTATCTACTAATTTATCATAAGGTTCGTCACAACAAGAAAAAATTAAGCTTACATATACAGGGATAAAAGAGCATAAAAAATAGATGGAAAACACACACAAATAATAATGTACTTGGGCTCACGATTATTGTAAAGATTGTGCTACACATGGATAATTCCCCATGTTATTTACTTCAAAAAGTAGCACCCAAACAACATGAAGATTACCACGACATAAAAAATAATAACATGAAAATGGCAACACATACGCAAATATGGatgccaaaaacagcagaaactatGTGATGCAAAGATACGAATGCACTAGGTCCATCAAACACATGTATGGAAACTCAAAGCCTGGAGGGACAGAAAATACTACATGATGATacaaaacaaggcctaaaaagaaAGAATAGGGACCTTAAAACTAGCTAAAGATCTTGATCGAGAAGGATGTAGCTCTCTTGCTGCTTGAAGCTTTGGGGTTGTGTCCCTTGAATTAACTCTATGCAAGGTATTTATAAGGAACCCAGGGGAGGCGTTTCCCCAAAGCTCCCGATCTCCACCATCCATTCATAAAACTATGGGTTCACAATTTCACATGTGCAAATATCTGCACCGCCGCACACCAACATACAAAATTGGGAGATCAATACTGATATATTGTTTGTAGTATTGTGATTAATGTTCTATATATATCCATCTTCTAGAGATTGTAAGGAACCGATTTTTACAAGAGGATATGTGTGCCAAAAGATATATATGGCTTCAAGGATTGCCTATTATAGCCACAATTTCGCAATATCTATCTATATCAATGTGGCGGCATATCTAGATACCACAACAGGGTCAcaattcatttatttatttccatTAACAACACCAGGTGGAAGTTCATCTGTATTAGGTGATATAGTGGCGATTATTTTAATTATGGCGGGAAAATAATATAATGAACTTGGCCAAGATAGACATCAGCGTTTAATGAAGATTATTTTGCATCCGGTACATTACAGACCGATACATCTCaaaagtatctataatttttatgctccatgcttgttttacaccaatccatatatgttttgctcaaacttcgttgcacttttatacattttccggcactaacctattaacaagatgccagaatGCCAGTccctgttttatgctgtttttgtatttcagaaaagttgtacaggaaatattctcggaattggatgaaacaaaagccgaagtcaatattttcctgtaacgaagacagagttcagaggggagtcgaagggggGCAGCAGGGCGACAACGCCAACCCTAGGCGTGGCCTAGCCCTGgcccgcacctaggggtggtgtgggccaccctggcctctACCGACATCGCCTCTtctcctatttattcacgatctcgggaaaaccctggatacgcgagcctccatccacaaaaagttccatcgcggccgccattgTATACCCTAGctagggagggttctgaagctcttctcgtCAGCCTGTTGCAGGGCAAatgatcgccggaggcatctagatCGCCATGccagcctccgaagtgatgcgtaagtagttcatccctggactatggttccatagcagtagctagatggttatcttctccaatttgtgcctcatgtttagatcttgtgagctgccctttatgatcaagatcatatttatgtaattatacatgttgtgtttgctaggatccgatgaatattgtatagtatgttgaggtcgattatatattcatgtcatatgttatatgtgatcttgcatgctctccgttgctagtagatactctggccaagtagatgcttgtgactccaagagggggcatTTATGttggatagtaggttcatgcctctagttttctggaagagtgacaataacttctaagattgtagatgtgttgttgctactagggagaaaacggcAATGTTTTATCCACGTTTAATTCTATTGTttgctttac
Coding sequences within it:
- the LOC127338234 gene encoding two-component response regulator ORR42-like is translated as MVSNTHGSPVKALIVEDIRVCAFILSAMLRMFNCEIVVANNGKEALDFFLEGKKFDIVLCDKNMPIMSGPEAVKKIRALGETDVMIVGVSADENAMEAFMSAGADVFVDKPMKIETLGTMIQEVMNKKNAMI